CCGTATCCTCAAGCAGGGAGGGATGTTCATGTACCCTGCCATCGTCAATCATTCCGATCCGAAAAAGAACAGGCCCGAGGGGAAACTTCGCCTCATGTACGAGGCATCCGTGGTGGCCTTCATGTGCAAAGAAGCGGGCGGACACGCCGTCGATGAGCACGGTACCCCTATCCTCGACATCGAGCCGAAAGACCACCACCAGAGGACGGCCCTCTATGTGGGATCGAAACCGCTGGTGGATGATATTGCGAGGGTACTCAGCCTTTAAACTGCTGACCATTTCCGCCGGTTCTGCTATAATTTCGACAATCAACGATCTGAAAGAGGGACTATGAAACGCAAAGCATTTACGGTTCACAGGTCTAACAGGCCGGTGAAAAAAGAGATCAAGGGGTCTATTGACGATATCGTTCGGGAGATCACGCGGGAACGGGATGCCAAGAACGATCAATACCGGGAGCAATCGCTGAAGATGCATGGCCTCATGTGCGCGCGATGCGGCAGGGAGTTCGACCATACGGACAGGCATCTCCTCACCGTCCATCACAAGGACGGGAACCACAACAACAACCCTCCCGACGGGTCGAACTGGGAGAACCTCTGCACTTACTGCCACGATGATGTCCACGGCAGGAACTTCTTTGCCGACGAAGAGAATGGGAAGGAATAGAAAGGGGGACGTAAATGAAGAGAGTGATTCTGGGCACATCCGTGATCTTTTTGAGCGCTTTCTTTTCCCTGGCGTGCCTTGCCGCGGACCCCGCGGCGGCCTTGCTTGAGGGAGTGACGAACAGGACGGCTTCTGTGCTGAAGAAGATCGACTCCGATATTTCGAAAACGGCGAAGACCGTGGGTCAGGGCATCTCGCCCGGCACCGATATGAGGGCGGCGTTACACAGTCTCTGTGCCGGAAAGGATTACTCCATCGATTGCGTCTTCATTAACGCGAAAGGCATTATGGAGATCATCGAGCCCGAGAGATACCGCAAGTATGAAGGTTCAAGCATCAGAGACCATGCCGTCGTGAGGCGTATCCACAGGACCCGCAAGCCCGTTTTCAGCGAACTCTTTTCCACCGTCGAAGGATTTCAGGGTATTGTGTTCCAATACCCTGTCTTCAATCAGAAAAAGGAGTTCGCCGGCTCTGTGAGCATGTTGATCTCCCCGGAACGTATGGTGCGGGAACTCCTGAAGGATCTGAAGACTGGCGCCGGTACGGGTATCGTCATCCTCCAGCCCGATGGTACGAACATCTACACTTCGGACCCCGCTCAGACACGGCTCAACGTCCTGAAAAGCAACGAATACAAAGGCTTTCATGAATTGCGTGAAATGGGCGAACGCATCGTCAAGGAAAAGGAAGGAACGGCGACCTATCGATATGTGAAGCCCGGCACGGAAAAGGTCGTGAAAAAATCGGCCACCTGGACGACCCTCTCCTTCTACGACAGCTACTGGCGCATCGTGGTAACCTCGGAAAAACGGTAAAGACTGTTCCAGGGAATGACGAAAGAGAGCCAGGCCCTTTCAGGATCGCGACGGCGCGTGAAGGAAAAACATTGTGGAAATTGGTTGAAAAGATTCAACTATTGCGCGACAATAGGTGAACACAAACCAAATATTATCTTATCGGAGCACATGTGAAGGAATTGAAAAGCAATTACGACATCATACATTTCGAAGCCCTGGGGCCGGAAGCCCGGCACCTTGAGGAAGAGATGAAGAAGGCGGTTGGGGAAAAGACCATCCCCGAGGGACATACATACCTGATCACCCCGAAGGCCGTTCAGGAATTTCTCAGGGACAATCCCGAGACAACCCTCCCGGAGATCATTACCACGAAAACGCACTCGGTCCTTCCGGACCACTATCTCGAGGGCAGCAGGAAGAGCGTTATAACCCGCAGCGCCGGATACGACCATTTCGAACACCTCGCCGACAGGGTGAACATCGCTTCGCTGCGTGAATACTGCGTCAATTCCGTGGCACAGACGGCGATAAAATTCCTCTACGCCGCCGCCGGAGAAATGAACCACTACGTGATGAACACGGTCACCTTCGAAAGAAAGGACTCCCGAGCCTTCATGGAACTCGACAAGCATCGGACGCTGACCGTTTTCGGCGTCGGAAAGATAGGCAAAAGGACATACGAACTCGCCGAGGCCAATGGGCTCACCGTACAGGGCGTAGACATCCGGCAGGAAGAGCTTAACCGCCTCTACGGGGGGTCGGTGCGCTTTGTCTCCAGGGACGAAGCCATCCTGTCGACGGACATCATTGTCAATGCCATGAACCTGACCAGGAACAAGGACAGCAGGTTCTACAACGTTGGCTATTTTTCAAAGAAATATCTCTCGCAGGCAAAGAAAGAACTTATCTTCATCAACGTGACCCGGGGGGAGATCGCGCCCGAGTCGGTCCTGCTAAACCTCTACCGGTCAGGAAAGATCACGGGGATCGGTCTCGACGTCTTCGGCAACGAATCACAATTTTCCGCGCTCTTGCTCGGGCAGACGGAAGCCACCGACACCAACCTCCTGTCAGCGAAGACACTCGTGGAAAGATCCATCGACAGAAGCTCCAACATCTATGTGCAGCCGCATCAGGGGTTCAATTCCGACATTGCCGCCCGGGCAAAGGCCGTCGAAGCGATCAAGCACGTCGCGGCATGGTACAGGAACGACAAACAGCGCTTTGACGAGCAGTTGCCCTACTATTGATCCCGAAGAAAGAGTGAGCATACAAACACCACGCTTAAGTTTCATGGATCATTATTGCGCTATTAATCATGCCTCGTTAACCCTGGAGAATCCCCGCCGGATCATACCCGGGCAGGGTTTGCGTTACCACAATCCTTGACAACGTACTTGTATGTCCGATAGTACCATACTATACTGTTGCCACACATTGACGTGTTCCCTCAACGACCCCGAGGGCTTGCAGGCATACCGAACAAAGAAGTTCACCCCAGGTCAACGTCTACAGACTTGATAAACCTTTTCAGGACTCGGTGGAAAGTGTTATTATACATCTTTGTCCGGTTCAAACTTGTGAGGAGGATACAATGGAACTGACAGAAATATTTGGGTCCAATGTCTTTAACGATAAGGCCATGAAACAACGGTTGCCGAAAGAGGTCTACAGGGCCCTTAGGAAAACCATAGAGCAGTGCATACCCCTGAGGCCCGACGTTGCCGACGTGGTCGCCAACGCCATGAAAGACTGGGCCATCGAAAAAGGGGCCACTCATTATACACACTGGTTCCAGCCCCTGACGGGGATCACCGCCGAAAAACACGATTCCTTCATTTCCCCGGCCCCCGACGGCAGCGTCATCATGGAGTTCTCGGGCAAACAGCTCGTCCAGGGCGAGCCCGACGCCTCCTCGTTCCCCAGCGGCGGCCTGCGGGCGACCTTCGAGGCACGGGGCTACACATCCTGGGATTGCACCTCGCCCGCCTTTCTGAAGGAAGATGAAAGCGGCAACGTGACGCTTACGATCCCCACGGCCTTCTACTCCTATCGCGGCGAGGCCCTTGACAAGAAAACACCTCTTCTGCGTTCTATGAAGGCCCTTGCCCGACAGGCATTGCGGGTCCTCAAGACCCTCGGAAACACGACATCCATGAATGTGACTTCAACCGTGGGGCCTGAGCAGGAATACTTTCTCGTGGACAAGAAGTTCTACATGGAGCGCCTCGACCTGCTCCTGGCGGGCCGCACCATTTTCGGAGCACCCCCTCCCAAGGGTCAGGAACTGGAGGACCAGTATTTCGGCGCCATAAAGGACCGCGTTTCCGATTACATGCACGCCCTTGACATCGAATTGTGGAAGATGGGTATAACTTCCAAGACGAAACATAACGAAGTCGCGCCGGCGCAGTTCGAGATGGCCCCCATTTTCGACACCACGAACATCGCCACGGACCACAACCAGCTTGTGATGGAGACGATGCAGAAGGTTGCCGTGCGCAATGGCCTCGTCTGCCTGCTCCACGAAAAACCTTATGCAGGCATCAACGGGTCTGGCAAACACAACAACTGGTCCCTTTCCACCAACGACGGCATCAACCTTCTGGAACCGGGAAACACGCCCAACGAGAACGTCCAGTTCCTCATTTTCCTGGCCGCAATGATCAAGGCCGTCGACACCCACGCCGATATACTGAGGGCAACGTGCGCAACCGCCGGGAACGACCATCGTCTCGGCGCGAACGAGGCGCCGCCCGCCATCATCTCCATCTTCATGGGCGAAGAGCTCACGGAAATACTTGAGAAGATCGCCAAAGGCGAAAAGACATCATCCAGGGGAGAGCAGCTCATGAACGTCGGCGTCGACACGCTGCCGATGATACCGAAGGACAACACGGACCGCAACAGGACATCACCCTTCGCCTTCACGGGCAACAAGTTCGAGTTCAGGATGGTGGGCTCAGCCCAGTCCATCGCGGGATCGAACGTGGCGCTGAACACCATAGCGGCGGAAGCCCTCGACGAGATCGCCACGAGGCTCGAAAAAGCAAAGGACAAGATCGCCGAAGCCGCCGCCATCATACGCGACGTATGGAAAAAGCACAACCGGGTGATCTTCAACGGGAACAATTATTCCGCTGACTGGTTAAAAGAGGCCGAAGCAAGGGGCCTGCCCAACGTGGGCAACGCAGTGGACGCGCTTAAGGCGTTCGTGACGGAAAAGGCCTTCAAGCTCTTCGAGAAATACGACGTCCTTTCACGTAAGGAACTCCATTCCCGTTTCGACATCTACGTGGAAACCTATGCAAAGCAGATCAATATCGAGGCGCTTGTCGCCATTGACATGGTGAGAAAGCAATTCATACCCGCCGCGCTCGAATATGCCACCTTCCTCGCCGATTCCATCGACGACCTCAAATCCGTCAAGGGACCGGCCGCCATTCCCGAGGACATATTGAAGAAGCTCGGCCCCGTTCTCACATCCGCCTACAGGAACCTCGGCAAATTGGAGACAGCGGTCGAAAAGGCCCAGGCCGTCTCCGACACGGTAAAACAGGCCGAGGCCTACCGCGACAAGGTATTCACCGCAATGCAAACCCTGCGCGGCGACATCGACAGGTTGGAGACGCTGGTCCCGGCATCGATGTGGCCCGTGCCCGCCTATACGGATCTTCTCTTCAAGCTGTAAGGGCTAAAGACAAACACAAAGGCCGGTCTATCGTCACCAGACCGGCCTTTTTTATTGAAGGATCCTACGCTGACCGGAGAATGATCCTTGCGTCGACGACATGGAGTTCGCTGCCGCCGCCCTTCAGGGGATTGATATCGACCTCCCCGATGACGGGGAAATCACAGACAAGGCGGGCGAGTCTTTCGATGTTGTCGATGAGAAGTTCGGCGGCGACGCCCTGTTGACCGCGCGCGCCCTCGAGGATGGCGAAGCCCCGGATGGACTCCACCATCCTGCGGCATTCCTCCGGGGCGAGCGGAGCCAGGGCAAAGCTGACGTCCTTCAACACCTCCGTGTATATCCCTCCAAGACCGAACATCACGAGGTGGCCGAGGTCACCGCAGAAGCTTGCACCGAGAATGATCTCCATTCCTTCCACCATGCGCTGGACCACAACACCCAGCGCTCCCTGAATGCGCATAAGCTCCCGCCAGGCGCCTTCGGCGCTTTGCGCATCCATGATCATGAGCCTTACCCCGCCGAGATCGCTCTTGTGAAGAGGCCCGACGACTTTCATTGCAAGGGGATAGCCAACCCTGCCGCAGACCGCCTCCAGTTCCTCGAATGAGTCTGCCTGGGCCTGCGGAGGAAAAACGAACCCGGCCTTTTCGAGGACCGCCGTTACAAGGTTTGCCGGCAGGGGGCCCGTCCTGCCTTCCAATATTACCCCGATGCCTGCCCTGTCATAGCCTGCGATGTCGCCATGGGCCTCATAGATATCGGGGCGGCGCAGTACCTTGCCCAGGGCACTCCCCAGATTCACTTCATCGGGAAAATAGAAGCGGCCCCCATCGGTGAACTCCTTTATGGGCGCCGTGCATGTCGTCACAGAGCTCAGGGCCGGAATAACGGGAATGGGTGACTCCTCCATTGCCCTGGCCACCTCGCGATATATCTCGCTGTTGGGATACATTCCCGGGTTTCCCACCTGGACGGCAACAACATCGATGCCCCCCGACTCTTCCTCGGCGAGGACGCGGAAGATCTCCCGCACCTGGGACGCCGTTCTCGATGGAAGGCAATCGATGGGATTCACAACGGAGCTCTCCGCCGGAAGTATTGCGTGCAGTCTCTCCCGGGTCTTTTCCCCAAGTACCGGCAGAACAAGACCCTGCCTTTCAAGTTCGTCTGTGAGCATGACGCCCGGACCGCCCGCGTCGGTGACGACACAGGCACGGTTGCCCGTAAGCCGTCCGCCCGTGCCCAAAAGGACGCAGGCCGCATCGATCATCTCCATCTTGCTCTTCACCCTGATGATGCCCGCCTTGTCGAAGAGGGCCTGTACGGCTGTGTCATCAGTGGCCATGGCCCCCGTGTGGCTCGCAGCCGCCCGTGCCCCGGAGACGGAAACACCCGACTTTATGGCCACGATCGCGCACCCTTTCATTGTCAGGCTGCGCGCATGCGTAAGCAGGAGCCCCGGCTTTTTCAATGCCTCCAGGTAGACAAGCAGAATGGGGGAACCTTCGGAACCGTAGTTCTCGTCATAGAGGGCGATGAGGTCCTCAACACCGGTCTGTACGGAGTTCCCCACGTTCACAACATTGCAAAATGACAAACCCCGCAGGACCGCCTGTTCCATGACCAGGTCCACGGTGGCGCCGGAGCCGCTTATGAAATCGATGGACCGCGGTTTCAGTTCAGGGATGATCCCCGCAAATTTGCCGCTGTAGTAGGGAGTCATGAACCCGGAGCAGTTGGGCCCGATGATGGTCATCCCAAAGCTCTCAGCGATCGCCAGGAGGCGCTGCTCCTCTTCC
This sequence is a window from Syntrophorhabdaceae bacterium. Protein-coding genes within it:
- a CDS encoding YajD family HNH nuclease — translated: MKRKAFTVHRSNRPVKKEIKGSIDDIVREITRERDAKNDQYREQSLKMHGLMCARCGREFDHTDRHLLTVHHKDGNHNNNPPDGSNWENLCTYCHDDVHGRNFFADEENGKE
- a CDS encoding NAD(P)-dependent oxidoreductase, translated to MKELKSNYDIIHFEALGPEARHLEEEMKKAVGEKTIPEGHTYLITPKAVQEFLRDNPETTLPEIITTKTHSVLPDHYLEGSRKSVITRSAGYDHFEHLADRVNIASLREYCVNSVAQTAIKFLYAAAGEMNHYVMNTVTFERKDSRAFMELDKHRTLTVFGVGKIGKRTYELAEANGLTVQGVDIRQEELNRLYGGSVRFVSRDEAILSTDIIVNAMNLTRNKDSRFYNVGYFSKKYLSQAKKELIFINVTRGEIAPESVLLNLYRSGKITGIGLDVFGNESQFSALLLGQTEATDTNLLSAKTLVERSIDRSSNIYVQPHQGFNSDIAARAKAVEAIKHVAAWYRNDKQRFDEQLPYY
- a CDS encoding acetate--CoA ligase family protein, whose translation is MKDDPSSHVYDALFRPRSIAIVGGSESLTKPGGKVLANIVEHRYRGTLWVVNPGSGTVKGVPAFPSIADLPGVPELGIVAIPARLVADALSELGRKGTRAVVILSAGFGEKDEKGREEEQRLLAIAESFGMTIIGPNCSGFMTPYYSGKFAGIIPELKPRSIDFISGSGATVDLVMEQAVLRGLSFCNVVNVGNSVQTGVEDLIALYDENYGSEGSPILLVYLEALKKPGLLLTHARSLTMKGCAIVAIKSGVSVSGARAAASHTGAMATDDTAVQALFDKAGIIRVKSKMEMIDAACVLLGTGGRLTGNRACVVTDAGGPGVMLTDELERQGLVLPVLGEKTRERLHAILPAESSVVNPIDCLPSRTASQVREIFRVLAEEESGGIDVVAVQVGNPGMYPNSEIYREVARAMEESPIPVIPALSSVTTCTAPIKEFTDGGRFYFPDEVNLGSALGKVLRRPDIYEAHGDIAGYDRAGIGVILEGRTGPLPANLVTAVLEKAGFVFPPQAQADSFEELEAVCGRVGYPLAMKVVGPLHKSDLGGVRLMIMDAQSAEGAWRELMRIQGALGVVVQRMVEGMEIILGASFCGDLGHLVMFGLGGIYTEVLKDVSFALAPLAPEECRRMVESIRGFAILEGARGQQGVAAELLIDNIERLARLVCDFPVIGEVDINPLKGGGSELHVVDARIILRSA
- a CDS encoding glutamine synthetase III, encoding MELTEIFGSNVFNDKAMKQRLPKEVYRALRKTIEQCIPLRPDVADVVANAMKDWAIEKGATHYTHWFQPLTGITAEKHDSFISPAPDGSVIMEFSGKQLVQGEPDASSFPSGGLRATFEARGYTSWDCTSPAFLKEDESGNVTLTIPTAFYSYRGEALDKKTPLLRSMKALARQALRVLKTLGNTTSMNVTSTVGPEQEYFLVDKKFYMERLDLLLAGRTIFGAPPPKGQELEDQYFGAIKDRVSDYMHALDIELWKMGITSKTKHNEVAPAQFEMAPIFDTTNIATDHNQLVMETMQKVAVRNGLVCLLHEKPYAGINGSGKHNNWSLSTNDGINLLEPGNTPNENVQFLIFLAAMIKAVDTHADILRATCATAGNDHRLGANEAPPAIISIFMGEELTEILEKIAKGEKTSSRGEQLMNVGVDTLPMIPKDNTDRNRTSPFAFTGNKFEFRMVGSAQSIAGSNVALNTIAAEALDEIATRLEKAKDKIAEAAAIIRDVWKKHNRVIFNGNNYSADWLKEAEARGLPNVGNAVDALKAFVTEKAFKLFEKYDVLSRKELHSRFDIYVETYAKQINIEALVAIDMVRKQFIPAALEYATFLADSIDDLKSVKGPAAIPEDILKKLGPVLTSAYRNLGKLETAVEKAQAVSDTVKQAEAYRDKVFTAMQTLRGDIDRLETLVPASMWPVPAYTDLLFKL